In the genome of Spirochaetia bacterium, one region contains:
- a CDS encoding aminotransferase class V-fold PLP-dependent enzyme has translation MYSFMNDYSEGAHPDILKALEATGFTQEEGYGLDKHSLRAKDLIRELVKDKDAEVIFLTGGTQTNLLAISSALRPHEACMGATTAHIATHETGAIEATGHKIVTAETTDGKLSPPLLQPLLDAHYFEHMVKPRLVYISNPTELGTIYTKKELIELRTFCDQKGLILYCDGARLGCALEAAGNDLSLQDMYMLTDAFSIGGTKIGALLGEALVIRKKEMQEDIRYLAKQRGALLAKGAVLGIQFEQLLQDGLYFKLAGHSIDCAQKLAEEMGKMGIPFLIDSPTNQIFPILEDTVIAQLEKDYSFYTWQKTDSNHSAVRLVTSWATPMKTVHNFIQALGALLEKD, from the coding sequence ATGTATAGTTTCATGAATGATTACAGTGAGGGAGCACATCCTGACATACTGAAAGCACTGGAAGCAACTGGCTTCACGCAAGAAGAAGGCTACGGCCTGGACAAGCATAGCCTCAGGGCAAAGGATCTGATAAGGGAGCTTGTCAAAGACAAGGATGCTGAAGTCATCTTCCTTACAGGAGGTACCCAGACAAACCTGCTTGCCATCAGCAGTGCACTCAGACCACATGAAGCTTGTATGGGTGCAACGACGGCCCATATAGCCACCCATGAAACTGGAGCAATCGAGGCTACAGGTCATAAAATCGTCACTGCCGAAACAACCGACGGGAAACTTTCACCGCCCCTTCTCCAACCTTTGCTTGATGCACACTATTTTGAGCATATGGTAAAGCCCAGACTTGTCTATATCTCAAATCCAACTGAACTGGGCACGATATATACAAAAAAAGAACTTATTGAACTCAGGACATTCTGTGATCAGAAAGGACTGATACTCTACTGTGACGGAGCCAGGCTCGGCTGTGCGCTCGAAGCGGCAGGGAATGACCTTTCCTTGCAGGATATGTATATGCTTACCGATGCCTTTTCCATCGGTGGCACAAAAATCGGAGCTTTGTTAGGTGAAGCTTTGGTCATCAGAAAAAAAGAAATGCAGGAGGACATACGCTACCTTGCAAAGCAACGGGGAGCATTGCTTGCCAAGGGAGCAGTATTGGGCATACAGTTTGAACAACTCCTACAGGACGGTTTATACTTCAAGCTAGCCGGGCACAGCATTGACTGTGCCCAGAAACTTGCAGAGGAAATGGGAAAAATGGGTATCCCGTTCCTCATTGATTCACCTACAAATCAGATATTCCCTATTCTCGAAGATACAGTAATTGCACAGCTGGAAAAAGACTATTCCTTTTACACATGGCAAAAAACAGACAGCAACCACAGTGCCGTCAGGCTGGTTACCTCATGGGCAACACCGATGAAAACAGTCCATAACTTCATCCAGGCTTTAGGAGCATTATTGGAAAAGGACTAA
- a CDS encoding amidohydrolase family protein encodes MRQIYKKNRTRLIKAALGKEKCDLTIGNIKFFNVFTGEIYPAEVDVLDGIVVCVRETPVKNGMPSDVFFDGEGCYLIPGFIDTHMHVESTMMIPENLSRAIVPWGTTTVCTDPHEIGNVMGKEGVRFMLENAKKSLLRQYILAPSCVPSVPDLESSGACFGADEIAELLDTDGIIGIAELMDFVGVCNDSSRMHAIIDEGIKRGVFLQGHAPGVSGRELAAYLQGGPVSDHESRSAAEVSEKLRNGMHVNLRASSLVDDLTDLIGGLKHDSWNDFVSICTDDVHAKDLLTSGHVNRVVRKAIQAGMDPKEVIKFATLNAAREYQFNDLGAIAPGYIADMQLVRQLDGNMPFAVFVSGKLAAKNGVYLGSDVQATGQAFPNTVNIPQIQSSQDFLLRVPEEKCNDDFVSLLIVARGERNGIRQFEETVLPLKDRCVNISDYPDFQFVSVINRYGTGGKTIAVFRDFGITEGAFASTISHDCHNLTVVYRDPECAYVAAKELEKCGGGICVVDANHNIALLPLPVAGLMSFKPCREIALLIEKEQQALDAICNKKLSLLAAAIISLAAVPGAVITDKGLVDGLSQRIISQFC; translated from the coding sequence ATGAGACAGATATACAAAAAGAATCGAACTCGACTTATCAAAGCTGCGCTAGGAAAGGAAAAATGTGATCTTACAATCGGTAATATTAAATTTTTCAATGTGTTTACGGGAGAAATTTATCCTGCAGAAGTTGATGTATTGGACGGGATTGTCGTTTGTGTCAGGGAAACTCCTGTGAAAAACGGCATGCCTTCTGATGTCTTTTTTGATGGAGAAGGTTGTTACCTTATCCCAGGATTCATCGATACCCACATGCATGTGGAAAGCACAATGATGATTCCTGAAAATTTAAGCAGGGCCATCGTTCCCTGGGGAACAACTACAGTCTGTACAGATCCACATGAAATCGGGAATGTCATGGGTAAAGAAGGCGTAAGATTCATGTTGGAAAATGCAAAAAAATCTCTGCTTCGCCAATATATCCTGGCTCCTTCCTGTGTTCCTTCTGTGCCTGATTTGGAGAGTTCCGGTGCTTGTTTTGGTGCTGATGAAATTGCAGAATTACTGGATACGGATGGCATAATAGGAATTGCGGAACTGATGGATTTCGTAGGTGTCTGCAATGACAGTTCTCGTATGCATGCCATTATAGATGAAGGTATCAAGCGCGGCGTATTCCTACAGGGACATGCACCTGGTGTGTCAGGTCGGGAATTGGCTGCATATTTACAGGGCGGCCCTGTAAGCGATCATGAAAGCCGGAGTGCAGCAGAAGTCAGTGAGAAACTTCGTAACGGCATGCATGTGAATCTTAGAGCCAGTTCTTTGGTAGATGACTTGACGGATCTGATAGGGGGCCTGAAGCATGACAGTTGGAATGATTTTGTTTCCATCTGTACTGATGATGTCCATGCAAAGGACTTGCTGACAAGCGGACATGTCAACAGGGTAGTCAGAAAAGCAATTCAGGCAGGGATGGACCCAAAGGAAGTAATCAAGTTCGCTACGCTCAATGCTGCAAGGGAATACCAATTCAATGATTTGGGAGCAATTGCGCCTGGTTATATAGCAGATATGCAGTTGGTAAGACAATTGGATGGCAATATGCCGTTTGCCGTATTTGTTTCTGGCAAGCTGGCTGCAAAGAATGGAGTATACCTAGGTTCCGATGTACAGGCAACGGGGCAGGCTTTTCCTAATACTGTCAATATTCCCCAGATACAGTCATCCCAGGATTTCCTTCTTAGGGTGCCAGAGGAAAAATGCAATGATGATTTTGTTTCTTTGCTGATAGTAGCCAGGGGAGAACGAAATGGCATACGTCAGTTTGAGGAAACAGTCCTTCCTTTGAAAGACAGATGTGTGAATATTTCTGATTATCCTGATTTCCAGTTTGTCTCTGTCATAAACCGGTATGGAACCGGTGGCAAAACCATTGCTGTTTTTCGGGATTTTGGTATTACGGAAGGTGCGTTTGCCAGTACGATTTCCCATGATTGCCATAATCTGACTGTTGTGTACCGGGATCCTGAATGTGCCTATGTCGCCGCAAAAGAACTTGAAAAATGTGGAGGTGGCATTTGTGTCGTCGATGCAAATCATAATATAGCTCTTTTACCTTTGCCTGTAGCAGGCTTGATGTCTTTCAAACCATGCAGGGAAATTGCTTTGTTGATAGAAAAGGAACAGCAAGCACTTGATGCAATATGCAACAAGAAACTTTCCTTGCTTGCAGCTGCCATAATCTCGCTTGCTGCTGTTCCTGGTGCTGTCATTACTGACAAAGGGCTTGTGGATGGTTTGTCACAGAGAATTATTTCTCAGTTTTGCTAA
- a CDS encoding Crp/Fnr family transcriptional regulator: MQEKPVNHKTMLERMHVTLNAFSPIPDEQWRKLLPKLHFLSVTKDTYFIRAGDIPDKLAFIAKGFFRVFYLSETGSETNLVFRDEGKLLSAYSSFLTHTKAKYFFQAMETSTLIYISLDDYINLSTEHVCWMVITAKYSQLLFIEKENRETELLSEDAFTRYLHFMKRSPDLVNRIPQFHLASYLGITPETLSRIRKKRKSLI, encoded by the coding sequence ATGCAAGAAAAGCCAGTCAACCATAAAACGATGTTGGAAAGGATGCATGTCACCTTGAACGCTTTCAGCCCGATCCCTGATGAACAATGGCGGAAACTTCTACCTAAGTTGCATTTTCTAAGTGTAACGAAAGATACTTATTTCATCCGAGCCGGAGATATACCAGATAAGCTGGCATTCATAGCAAAAGGTTTTTTCCGAGTATTTTATCTTTCTGAAACCGGATCTGAAACAAACCTGGTATTCCGCGATGAAGGTAAGCTCCTTTCTGCTTACAGTTCCTTTCTGACTCATACCAAAGCCAAGTATTTCTTCCAAGCCATGGAAACAAGTACACTGATTTACATCAGCCTTGATGATTACATCAACCTATCGACGGAACATGTTTGCTGGATGGTTATTACAGCCAAATATTCTCAGTTGCTTTTTATTGAAAAGGAAAATAGAGAAACCGAGTTACTTTCAGAAGATGCTTTTACCAGATATCTGCATTTTATGAAAAGGTCTCCTGACCTTGTGAATAGGATACCTCAGTTTCATCTTGCCTCCTATCTTGGAATCACACCAGAAACTCTAAGCAGAATAAGGAAAAAAAGAAAGTCATTGATCTAA
- a CDS encoding NCS2 family permease: MKTDFFELKKHNTDVRTEVIAGLTTFMTMAYVLAVQPSAIVGFGPASSLVDVNGFIISKSAILIMCALISGLITLFMALYANLPFALSTGMGSNFLLGALLQSGDMSFGTIMSITLVSGIIFVLLTVFGIRDLIVRMIPRNIKVAISASIGFFIAYLGFKDTGIANFTNGISMGNFSDPKVLLAIGGLAVISILTAYKVKGAILLGILVVTIAGIPLGITVLPEHPFAIPSAADLSNVCFNFDWKNFFTAGTAVWVFIAFFGDFFSTLGTVLGVAGKAGMLNENGDLPDIQKPFLVDAIGTCVGAMTGCTTITTYVESSSGVEAGGRTGLTALVTGLLFLVTIFAAPLFVIIPDAATGPALIFVGFLMISGFSQIDFSDFSNAFGPFIMIIFGAYTANIAVGIASGILAHVLIKVATGKFREIHPGLYVLCIPLVCYFIYG, from the coding sequence ATGAAAACGGATTTCTTTGAGTTGAAGAAGCATAACACGGATGTAAGGACGGAGGTCATTGCTGGGCTGACGACTTTCATGACTATGGCGTATGTTTTGGCAGTACAGCCAAGCGCCATCGTAGGGTTCGGCCCGGCAAGTTCACTTGTCGATGTCAATGGATTTATCATCAGTAAATCTGCAATTCTCATTATGTGTGCATTGATAAGCGGGCTTATTACATTGTTTATGGCATTGTATGCCAATTTGCCCTTTGCACTTTCTACAGGTATGGGCTCGAATTTTCTGTTGGGAGCCTTGCTCCAGTCCGGAGATATGTCATTTGGGACGATTATGTCCATTACGCTCGTTTCAGGTATCATATTTGTCCTTTTGACTGTATTTGGTATCAGAGACCTGATAGTCCGGATGATACCAAGGAATATCAAAGTGGCAATTTCAGCATCCATCGGGTTTTTTATTGCCTATTTGGGTTTCAAGGATACTGGTATCGCCAATTTTACCAATGGTATTTCCATGGGTAATTTTTCTGACCCCAAGGTCTTGTTGGCCATAGGTGGCCTTGCCGTCATTTCCATTCTGACTGCCTATAAGGTCAAGGGTGCCATCCTTCTGGGAATTTTAGTGGTTACTATTGCCGGTATTCCACTTGGCATTACCGTTTTGCCGGAACATCCGTTTGCAATTCCCAGTGCTGCAGATCTGAGTAATGTCTGTTTCAATTTTGATTGGAAGAATTTCTTTACCGCAGGGACAGCCGTGTGGGTTTTCATAGCGTTTTTCGGAGATTTCTTTTCGACGTTGGGAACCGTGCTTGGTGTTGCTGGAAAAGCAGGGATGCTGAATGAGAACGGGGATCTTCCTGATATTCAGAAACCGTTTCTTGTCGATGCCATCGGTACCTGCGTAGGTGCTATGACCGGCTGTACGACGATTACGACTTATGTTGAATCTTCTTCAGGAGTCGAAGCTGGGGGCCGTACCGGATTGACAGCCTTGGTTACCGGATTGTTGTTCCTTGTCACGATTTTTGCTGCTCCTCTGTTCGTTATTATTCCTGATGCTGCTACGGGACCTGCACTTATCTTTGTCGGATTCCTGATGATCAGTGGATTCTCTCAGATTGATTTCTCTGATTTCTCCAATGCATTTGGTCCTTTCATCATGATTATTTTCGGAGCTTATACAGCAAATATTGCTGTCGGTATTGCATCAGGTATTCTTGCCCATGTGCTGATCAAAGTGGCTACTGGTAAATTCAGGGAAATACATCCTGGATTGTATGTCCTTTGCATTCCTTTGGTTTGCTATTTCATTTATGGTTGA